One Panicum virgatum strain AP13 chromosome 3N, P.virgatum_v5, whole genome shotgun sequence DNA segment encodes these proteins:
- the LOC120664724 gene encoding uncharacterized protein LOC120664724, giving the protein MKNGSGGASAPSAGGGSLAIAERQKPTPSCVAALFQMFARRKLFSSSSKKSKLLPSVRAQKFSPGRPASGGEKTAAAKMRPLLLDSADYSRSKVESNGTSHYPQPGQDRNCSENEMCAPGVVARLMGLSSMPTVNHLRPTKAADSTKLGDHWNSGPQDWSGTSRSIYTSPQKQQKTGQVLDDRRQDNGSQFNAPDTRPLWPRRHAHKVASPIKSPRSMSSRNKARLIEAAVKVLEPGLQSRTRRLSRRHAYLEYPCSSDDGVPGAAAVLHNLSDQFLRDVSDVDAQRLGAHNMEATSLHNSTSNKWIEEDTSRNTFLFRRSDQNVPCQIQPEGNGSSEKPAFEDRAKRTSNCAAVTNRNRDARKIHPRNRSRESACRGPLKQNNLKQNTLPAACREADPGYMVQRNQHRSREQNAINTAQDFVSLNKRMSDSKSLRSKRKELDRFGESRTNVENKNMTIKGRQSSSMHSDTSNKLKLKTVTVTPKSMEKDIIIAKGAGLVSEKPKSASQNCARSDFQRQSVPCNVSRGNKKSGIISSNFSSPVKVDATSLCGDNATRMGTVVQGSPVSACSKRHSRRDWQRGLVSREVLQGISSLEATESVFFNQDELKNRDIPGGRPASSLFEKKWAVRVTEESLSDALLHQRNSVDTVTYGFRDNSKRVQMCETRKKHEADAKCCSPSPSISRGSNKKTHTSTLQSTYADDAFVPCIPLKTAEAAFTDCHPTETCTPAASMQDATTESNPRCSEPNFGQHGAQPFELEVQDGKLKHPEEVTTTVELLLTNVRSSTRHKSKETSRTFLLRTIESALSTLTPGSKQDLNNTIKEAKEASSLRNLALDLVWDCLDSMCTQLCDSGYRSFTKLGLVCTEERLVAEVARCSDMAGWGLDELAVNEVEKAVEAGINSMQQEAFQIGAQIEQDLVQELVDEIGLDLFRGDRRGELERTGALLPHTAPPRTATGKGGWGLCLSG; this is encoded by the exons ATGAagaacggcagcggcggcgcctccgcacccagcgccggcggcggcagcctggCGATCGCCGAGCGGCAGAAGCCGACGCCATCGTGCGTGGCGGCGCTGTTCCAGATGTTCGCCAGGAGGAAGCTCTTCTCCTCATCCTCAAAGAAGAGCAAGCTACTCCCCTCAG TGCGCGCACAGAAGTTCTCGCCTGGGagaccggcgagcggcggcgagaagacggcggcggccaagATGAGGCCCCTTTTG CTTGATTCTGCAGATTACTCAAGGAGCAAAGTTGAAAGCAATGGCACCAGTCACTACCCACAGCCTGGCCAAGACAGAAACTGCAGTGAGAATGAAATGTGTGCTCCAGGAGTGGTAGCCCGGCTGATGGGTCTCAGCTCGATGCCGACAGTGAACCATCTACGGCCGACCAAAGCCGCAGACTCCACCAAGCTCGGGGACCACTGGAATTCAGGCCCTCAAGATTGGTCCGGTACATCTCGGAGCATATACACATCGCCTCAGAAGCAACAGAAGACAGGGCAGGTCTTAGATGATCGGCGGCAGGACAATGGAAGTCAGTTCAATGCTCCAGATACACGGCCATTGTGGCCACGAAGGCATGCACACAAGGTGGCCTCACCTATTAAGAGCCCAAGGTCGATGTCCAGCAGGAACAAGGCTCGGCTGATTGAAGCAGCAGTCAAGGTTCTGGAACCTGGGTTGCAATCAAGGACTCGCCGTCTCTCACGGCGACATGCATATTTGGAGTATCCATGCAGCAGTGATGATGGTGtgcctggtgctgctgctgtctTGCATAATTTGTCTGATCAATTCTTAAGGGATGTGTCTGATGTCGATGCACAAAGATTAGGTGCTCACAACATGGAGGCTACATCTCTGCACAACTCAACCTCTAATAAGTGGATTGAAGAGGATACTAGCAGAAATACTTTTCTGTTTAGGAGGTCAGACCAGAATGTACCGTGTCAAATTCAACCTGAAGGAAATGGCTCGAGTGAGAAACCTGCGTTTGAGGACAGGGCTAAGAGGACCTCCAATTGTGCTGCTGTTACAAATAGAAATAGAGATGCCCGAAAAATTCATCCTAGGAACAGATCCCGGGAGAGCGCTTGTCGTGGCCCTCTTAAGCAAAACAACCTGAAGCAGAATACACTACCTGCAGCTTGTAGAGAGGCAGATCCAGGATATATGGTCCAAAGGAATCAACATAGAAGTAGGGAGCAAAATGCGATAAACACAGCCCAGGACTTTGTTTCTCTGAACAAAAGGATGAGTGACAGTAAATCTTTGAGGTCAAAAAGAAAGGAGTTGGATAGATTTGGTGAGTCTCGTACTAATGTAGAGAACAAGAACATGACCATAAAAGGTCGTCAAAGCAGCAGCATGCATAGTGATACTTCTAACAAACTGAAGCTAAAGACTGTAACTGTAACGCCAAAATCTATGGAGAAAGATATAATAATTGCAAAAGGAGCAGGATTGGTCAGTGAGAAGCCGAAGTCTGCCAGTCAAAACTGTGCAAGGAGTGATTTCCAGAGACAGTCAGTTCCATGCAACGTTTCGAGGGGTAACAAGAAATCAGGCATTATTTCTTCCAATTTCAGCTCACCAGTGAAAGTTGATGCCACTTCTTTGTGTGGTGACAATGCTACAAGAATGGGTACCGTTGTTCAGGGATCTCCAGTCAGTGCTTGCTCTAAGAGACACTCTCGTAGAGACTGGCAAAGAGGATTAGTTTCCAGGGAAGTATTACAAGGCATATCAAGTCTGGAGGCCACAGAATCAGTTTTCTTTAACCAAGATGAGTTGAAAAATAGAGATATTCCTGGTGGTAGACCAGCCTCTTCTTTGTTTGAAAAGAAGTGGGCTGTACGTGTTACAGAAGAATCTTTGAGTGATGCGCTGCTACACCAGCGCAACTCAGTGGATACTGTGACTTATGGCTTCAGAGACAATTCTAAACGGGTCCAGATGTGTGAAACTCGTAAGAAGCATGAG GCTGATGCAAAATGTTGCAGTCCATCTCCATCTATATCCAGAGGTAGCAATAAGAAAACCCATACATCTACTCTGCAATCTACATATGCGGATGACGCCTTTGTTCCATGTATTCCCCTCAAAACTGCAG AAGCCGCCTTCACCGACTGCCATCCAACAGAGACATGTACACCGGCTGCTAGCATGCAAGATGCAACTACAGAGAGCAACCCCAGGTGTTCCGAGCCCAACTTTGGCCAGCACGGTGCTCAACCGTTCGAGCTGGAAGTCCAAGACGGCAAGCTGAAACACCCTGAAGAGGTTACAACAACCGTCGAGCTGCTGCTAACAAACGTCCGCTCTTCTACTCGACATAAATCAAAGGAGACGTCCAGGACGTTCCTCCTCCGGACAATTGAGTCTGCTCTGTCCACCTTGACGCCGGGCTCCAAGCAGGATCTCAACAACACCATCAAGGAGGCCAAGGAAGCGAGCTCGCTAAGGAACCTCGCGCTCGATCTCGTCTGGGACTGCCTGGACTCGATGTGCACCCAGCTCTGCGACTCGGGCTACAGGTCGTTCACGAAGCTGGGCCTGGTCTGCACCGAGGAGAGGCTGGTTGCGGAGGTCGCCAGGTGCAGCGACATGGCTGGGTGGGGTTTGGACGAACTGGCTGTTAATGAAGTGGAGAAAGCGGTTGAAGCTGGCATTAATTCGATGCAGCAGGAAGCGTTTCAGATCGGAGCCCAGATCGAGCAGGATCTGGTCCAGGAGCTTGTGGACGAGATCGGGCTTGACTTGTTCAG GGGCGACAGGCGAGGAGAACTAGAGCGCACTGGCGCACTGCTCCCTCATACCGCTCCGCCTCGTACGGCCACGGGGAAAGGAGGTTGGGGCCTTTGTCTGAGCGGGTGA
- the LOC120664723 gene encoding zinc finger protein BRUTUS-like, producing MATPMAGEGTIAAAIPRSPPPSAAGGSGGGSAAEAPVLIFVYFHKAIRAELERMHAAAVRLATTEPAGGGGGGGVAALEARCRFLFAVYRHHCHAEDAVIFPALDIRVKNVAGTYSLEHEGENDLFEHLFALLQLDVQNDDAIRRELASCTGAIQTSLTQHMSKEEEQVFPLLINKFSHEEQANLVWQFLCSIPVNMMADFLPWISASVSPDDNQDILDCLRKIVPEEKLLQEVIFAWIGGNSFRTMAQDFSDPYSKGSFTCEYSCDQTDKHTCTFEHSKIGKRKSTESSELVVHPIDEILYWHNAIRRELSDIAEEAKRIQQSGDFSDIEGFNMRLQFVADVCIFHSIAEDQVIFPAVDGELSFVQEHAEEERRFNKFRSLIEQIRIAGARSTVVDFYSELCSQADEIMQKIERHFSDEETKVLPKARKNFSPEKQRELLYKSICVMPLKLLEHVLPWFVAKLNDAEAVSFLQNMRSGAPSSETSLVTLLSGWACKGRLEDTSSPGKFICLASGTASCALNGNDFKTCQSFCPCYASNNGVFSRPVKRASHGESSININRSHCSQSAGTQASLSNNRPCCIPRLRVESSYLGVNSFTPAKSFRSLPYNYSAPSLYSSLFSWETDTPFSGPDNICRPIDTIFKFHKAIRKDLEFLDVESGKLIDGNESCLRQFIGRFRLLWGLYRAHSNAEDEIVFPALESKEALHNVSHSYTLDHKQEEELFQDISTVLSELLQLHDSLSHPLDVEDGTDHISNNEIDWARKRNELLTKLQGLCKSIRVTLSNHVHREELELWPLFDKHFSVDEQDKIIGRIIGTTGAEVLQSMLPWVTSALSLEEQNKMLDTWKQATKNTMFDEWLNEWWKGPSTSSDPSDNASAPSEESHFQENLEQNDQMFRPGWKDIFRMNQSELEAEIRKVSRDSTLDPRRKAYLIQNLMTSRWIAAQQKSPQPGAEEHNGCTRLPGCFPSYRDPEKQIFGCEHYKRNCKFVAACCNKLFTCRFCHDKVSDHTMDRKAVVEMMCMLCLNVQPVGPNCQTPSCNGLSMAKYYCSICKFFDDERSIYHCPFCNLCRLGNGLGTDFFHCMKCNCCLGIKMIEHKCREKMLEMNCPICCDFLFTSSAPVKGLPCGHFMHSACFQAYTCTHYTCPICCKSLGDMTVYFGMLDGLLAAEQLPEEYQDRYQDILCNDCERKGRSRFHWLYHKCGFCGSYNTRVIKTDTVECSTSN from the exons ATGGCGACGCCGATGGCCGGGGAGGGCACGATCGCGGCGGCGATCCCGCGGTCCCCTCCGCCGTCGGCCgctggcggcagcgggggcgggtcggcggccgAGGCGCCCGTGCTCATCTTCGTCTACTTCCACAAGGCGATCCGCGCGGAGCTGGAGCGGATGCACGCCGCGGCGGTGCGGCTCGCGACGACGGAGCccgcgggcgggggcgggggcgggggcgtaGCGGCGCTCGAGGCGCGCTGCCGCTTCCTCTTCGCCGTCTACAGGCACCACTGCCACGCTGAGGACGCG GTTATTTTTCCAGCACTTGATATTCGAGTGAAAAATGTCGCAGGGACATATTCTCTTGAACACGAAGGGGAAAATGATCTGTTTGAACATCTATTTGCTCTGCTACAGCTGGATGTGCAGAATGATGATGCTATTCGGAGGGAACTTGCATCCTGTACTGGAGCAATTCAAACGTCTCTAACCCAGCATATGTCCAAGGAAGAAGAACAG GTCTTCCCATTGCTCATCAACAAGTTTTCACATGAAGAACAGGCTAATTTAGTTTGGCAGTTCTTATGCAGCATCCCTGTAAATATGATGGCAGACTTCCTTCCATGGATTTCTGCTTCTGTTTCTCCTGATGACAATCAAGATATTCTTGACTGCCTACGTAAAATAGTTCCTGAAGAAAAACTCCTCCAAGAG GTTATATTTGCATGGATTGGAGGGAACTCATTCAGAACAATGGCACAAGATTTCAGTGATCCTTATTCGAAAGGCAGTTTTACATGTGAGTATAGCTGTGATCAAACAGATAAACATACATGCACATTTGAGCACTCTAAAATTGGAAAGAGGAAGTCCACAGAATCTAGTGAGCTGGTCGTGCATCCAATTGATGAAATTCTGTATTGGCACAATGCTATTCGGAGAGAATTGAGTGATATAGCAGAAGAGGCGAAAAGGATCCAGCAGTCAGGAGACTTTTCTGACATAGAAGGCTTTAATATGAGGCTGCAATTTGTTGCAGATGTGTGCATTTTCCACAG TATTGCCGAGGATCAAGTTATATTCCCAGCAGTGGACGGTGAATTATCCTTTGTGCAGGAGCATGCTGAAGAGGAGCGTCGGTTTAATAAATTTAGGAGTTTAATTGAACAAATCCGAATTGCAGGAGCCAGATCAACTGTAGTGGATTTTTATTCTGAGTTATGTTCACAAGCTGATGAAATTATGCAGAAAATCGAGAGGCACTTCAGTGATGAGGAAACAAAG GTACTTCCTAAAGCTAGGAAAAATTTCTCTCCAGAGAAACAAAGGGAACTTTTATATAAGAGTATATGTGTCATGCCACTAAAGCTATTGGAGCATGTTCTACCATGGTTTGTAGCGAAGCTGAATGATGCAGAAGCAGTGTCTTTTCTTCAGAATATGCGATCGGGAG CACCTTCCTCTGAAACTTCATTGGTCACCCTTCTCTCCGGCTGGGCATGCAAAGGTCGTTTGGAGGACACATCCAGTCCTGGAAAGTTCATATGCTTGGCATCAGGAACAGCAAGCTGTGCATTGAATGGAAATGATTTCAAAACATGCCAGTCATTCTGTCCATGTTATGCAAGTAACAATGGAGTTTTTTCCAGACCAGTAAAGCGAGCAAGTCACGGAGAATCTAGCATTAATATTAACAGAAGTCACTGCTCCCAAAGTGCTGGTACTCAAGCATCCCTGTCTAACAACAGACCCTGCTGCATTCCCAGGTTAAGAGTAGAAAGTAGCTACCTCGGTGTTAATTCATTTACCCCTGCAAAATCCTTTCGCTCTCTGCCATACAATTATTCTGCACCTTCATTATATTCAAGCCTTTTTTCATGGGAGACAGACACACCATTTTCTGGCCCAGATAATATTTGTAGGCCAATTGATACCATATTCAAATTTCATAAGGCAATTCGTAAGGATTTAGAGTTCTTAGATGTGGAATCTGGAAAGCTTATTGACGGGAATGAATCTTGCCTTCGCCAATTCATCGGAAGGTTTCGTTTACTGTGGGGTCTATATAGAGCACACAGCAATGCTGAAGATGAGATTGTATTTCCTGCTCTTGAATCAAAGGAGGCACTCCACAATGTCAGCCATTCATACACTCTTGATCACAAGCAGGAAGAAGAATTGTTCCAAGATATATCCACTGTCCTATCTGAACTTTTGCAACTACATGACAGTTTGAGCCACCCCCTTGATGTTGAAGATGGAACAGATCATATTTCAAATAATGAGATTGATTGGGCTAGAAAGCGTAATGAACTTTTGACAAAGCTTCAAGGATTATGCAAGTCTATCCGGGTCACCTTGTCAAATCACGTTCACAGAGAAGAACTTGAGTTGTGGCCATTGTTTGATAAACATTTTTCTGTAGATGAGCAGGATAAGATCATTGGCCGCATAATTGGAACTACTGGTGCTGAGGTTCTGCAGTCAATGTTACCTTGGGTCACATCAGCACTTAGTCTAGAGGAACAGAACAAGATGCTGGATACATGGAAGCAAGCCACCAAGAATACAATGTTCGACGAGTGGCTAAATGAATGGTGGAAGGGACCTTCAACTTCATCTGACCCATCAGATAATGCTTCCGCTCCTTCAGAAG AAAGTCATTTTCAGGAGAATCTTGAACAGAATGACCAGATGTTTAGACCTGGTTGGAAGGACATCTTCCGAATGAACCAGAGTGAGCTCGAGGCTGAGATACGTAAGGTCTCTCGAGATTCTACTCTTGATCCAAGGAGGAAGGCCTATCTGATCCAAAATCTCATGACCAG CCGTTGGATAGCTGCTCAGCAGAAATCACCACAACCAGGTGCCGAAGAACATAACGGGTGTACACGACTACCTGGTTGTTTTCCTTCATACCGAGACCCAGAGAAACAAATATTTGGTTGTGAGCATTACAAACGAAACTGCAAGTTTGTTGCTGCCTGCTGCAATAAGCTATTCACATGCAGATTTTGTCATGATAAAGTTAGTGACCATACAATGGACAG GAAAgcagtggtggagatgatgtGCATGCTGTGTCTGAATGTTCAACCAGTTGGTCCAAATTGCCAAACCCCTTCTTGCAATGGACTGTCCATGGCAAAATATTATTGTAGCATATGCAAGTTTTTTGACGATGAAAG GAGCATCTACCATTGTCCTTTTTGTAACTTGTGTCGTCTTGGGAATGGCTTGGGCACTGATTTCTTCCATTGCATGAAATGCAATTGTTGCCTTGGGATAAAGATGATAGAACACAAGTGCCGAGAAAAGATGCTAGAGATGAACTGCCCGATTTGCTGCGACTTTCTATTTACATCAAGTGCACCAGTTAAAGGTCTTCCTTGTGGCCATTTTATGCATTCGGCTTGCTTTCAG GCATATACTTGTACGCACTACACTTGTCCAATCTGCTGCAAATCCTTGGGAGATATGACG GTGTATTTTGGCATGCTTGACGGTTTGCTGGCTGCAGAGCAGCTCCCTGAGGAATACCAGGACCGGTATCAG GATATACTATGTAACGACTGTGAGAGAAAAGGCAGATCACGGTTCCATTGGCTCTACCACAAATGTGGCTTCTGTGGTTCGTACAACACCAGGGTCATCAAGACCGACACGGTAGAGTGTTCTACATCAAACTAA